One part of the Arabidopsis thaliana chromosome 1 sequence genome encodes these proteins:
- the PUB43 gene encoding ARM repeat superfamily protein (ARM repeat superfamily protein; FUNCTIONS IN: ubiquitin-protein ligase activity, binding; INVOLVED IN: protein ubiquitination; LOCATED IN: plasma membrane; EXPRESSED IN: 23 plant structures; EXPRESSED DURING: 13 growth stages; CONTAINS InterPro DOMAIN/s: U box domain (InterPro:IPR003613), Armadillo-like helical (InterPro:IPR011989), Armadillo (InterPro:IPR000225), Armadillo-type fold (InterPro:IPR016024); BEST Arabidopsis thaliana protein match is: senescence-associated E3 ubiquitin ligase 1 (TAIR:AT1G20780.1); Has 2889 Blast hits to 2662 proteins in 212 species: Archae - 0; Bacteria - 26; Metazoa - 333; Fungi - 292; Plants - 2003; Viruses - 3; Other Eukaryotes - 232 (source: NCBI BLink).) — protein sequence MAGSGSWDGSQSDNSSQFEPGIDNIYEAFICPLTKQVMHNPVTLENGQTFEREAIEKWFQECRENGQPLSCPITSKELSITDLSPSIALRNTIEEWRARNDALKLDIARQSLYLGNAETNILLALKNVREICRNIRKIRQRVCNPQLVRLITDMLKSSSHEVRCKALQTLQVVVEGDEESKAIVAEGDTVRTIVKFLSQEPSKGREAAVSVLFELSKSEALCEKIGSIHGAIILLVGLTSSKSENVSTVEKADKTLTNLERSEENVRQMAINGRLQPLLAKLLEGSPETKVSMAFYLGVLALNNDVKVIVAQTVGSSLIDLMRTRDMSQREAALGALNNISSFEGSAKLLINTGILPPLIKDLFYVGPNQLPIRLKEVSATILANIVNIGYDFDKVPVGPHHQTLVSEEIVENLLQLTSNTGPEIQGKLLAVLVGLTSCPNSVINVVSAIRNSAAIISLVQFVEIHENDDLRLASIKLLHNISPHMSEELANALRSTVGQLGSLVSIISENTPTITEEQAAAAGLLAELPERDLVLTMRLLREGAFEKIISKIVGIRQGEIRGIRFERTFLEGLVSILARITFALTKETDATLFCCEKNLPSLFLDLLQSNSQDNIQRASATALENLSLESKNLTKIPELPPPTYCVSIFSCLSKPPVVLGICKIHQGICSVRESFCLVEGQAVDKLVDLLDHENDKVVGPALAALSTLLEDGLDVVQGVRLIDEADGITPILNVLLENRTENLRIRAVWMVERILRIEEIAREVGEEQNVTAALVDAFQNADFRTRQIAEKALRHIDKIPNFSGIFTNIG from the exons ATGGCTGGAAGTGGAAGTTGGGATGGAAGCCAATCGGATAACAGCTCACAATTCGAGCCAGGGATTGATAACATATACGAAGCTTTTATCTGTCCATTGACAAAGCAAGTTATGCATAATCCTGTCACTTTAGAGAATGGTCAGACATTTGAGCGTGAAGCTATTGAGAAATGGTTTCAAGAATGTCGTGAAAACGGTCAACCTCTATCTTGTCCTATAACTTCTAAGGAGTTGAGTATCACTGATCTAAGTCCAAGTATAGCTTTACGTAACACTATTGAAGAGTGGAGAGCAAGGAATGATGCTTTGAAGCTTGATATTGCTCGTCAGTCACTTTATTTGGGAAATGCTGAGACTAATATTTTGCTGGCTTTGAAGAATGTCAGAGAGATTTGTAGGAATATACGTAAAATTAGGCAACGTGTGTGCAATCCTCAGCTTGTTCGGTTGATTACCGATATGCTAAAGAGTAGTAGTCATGAAGTGCGGTGTAAGGCTCTACAAACTCTTCAAGTAGTCgttgaaggagatgaagagagCAAG GCAATAGTAGCTGAAGGAGACACTGTGCGTACTATAGTTAAGTTCTTGTCTCAAGAGCCATCAAAGGGGAGGGAAGCAGCTGTTTCCGTGTTGTTTGAGCTCTCTAAATCTGAAGCATTATGCGAGAAGATTGGATCAATCCATGGAGCAATCATCTTATTGGTTGGTCTGACAAGCAGCAAATCAGAGAATGTTTCAACTGTTGAGAAAGCTGATAAAACTTTGACAAATTTGGAGAGGTCAGAGGAAAATGTTCGACAGATGGCTATCAATGGTAGACTGCAGCCTCTTCTTGCTAAACTTCTTGAAG GTTCACCGGAAACAAAAGTTTCCATGGCTTTCTATCTTGGGGTTCTTGCTTTAAATAACGATGTGAAAGTTATTGTGGCTCAGACTGTGGGTTCTTCTCTTATCGATCTTATGAGAACTCGCGACATGAGCCAACGGGAAGCTGCTTTGGGAGCTCTTAACAACATCTCATCCTTTGAAGGGAGTGCTAAACTCTTAATCAACACCGGAATTCTCCCACCGCTTATCAAAGACTTGTTCTATGTTGGGCCAAACCAGCTTCCAATCCGACTTAAAGAAGTCTCTGCAACTATTCTTGCCAATATAGTGAACATTGGGTACGACTTCGACAAAGTTCCTGTTGGACCTCATCACCAAACTCTTGTTTCAGAGGAAATAGTGGAGAACCTTCTCCAACTAACAAGCAACACTGGTCCAGAAATCCAAGGAAAGCTGTTGGCGGTTCTTGTTGGACTCACTAGCTGTCCAAACTCGGTTATTAATGTTGTTTCTGCCATCAGAAACTCAGCTGCCATCATAAGCTTGGTTCAGTTTGTTGAGATACATGAGAACGATGATTTGCGGTTAGCTTctatcaagcttcttcataaCATTTCCCCACACATGAGTGAAGAACTAGCCAATGCGTTGCGTAGCACTGTTGGACAGCTCGGAAGCCTTGTTTCGATCATATCAGAGAATACACCAACAATCACTGAGGAACAAGCTGCAGCTGCTGGACTTTTAGCTGAACTTCCTGAGAGAGATTTGGTTCTGACAATGAGATTGTTAAGAGAAGGTGCTTTTGAGAAAATCATCTCCAAGATAGTTGGTATTCGCCAAGGAGAAATCAGAGGAATCCGGTTCGAGAGAACATTTCTCGAAGGACTTGTTAGTATTCTCGCTCGGATCACCTTCGCACTCACCAAGGAGACTGACGCCACTTTGTTCTGCTGTGAGAAAAATCTTCCTTCACTTTTCCTTGATCTCCTTCAATCCAACAGTCAAGATAACATCCAGAGGGCTTCTGCAACAGCATTGGAGAATCTTTCACTTGAATCCAAAAATCTTACAAAGATACCTGAACTGCCTCCTCCTACTTACTGTGTATCCATCTTTTCATGTCTGAGCAAACCGCCTGTTGTTCTAGGGATTTGCAAGATCCATCAAGGGATATGTTCAGTAAGAGAAAGCTTTTGTCTCGTTGAAGGACAAGCAGTAGATAAGTTGGTTGATCTCTTAGACCATGAAAATGACAAGGTGGTTGGACCAGCACTTGCAGCTCTCTCTACATTGTTAGAGGACGGTTTAGATGTTGTACAAGGAGTGAGATTAATTGATGAAGCAGACGGGATTACGCCTATATTAAATGTTCTTTTGGAGAATCGAACAGAGAATTTAAGGATTAGAGCTGTGTGGATGGTCGAGAGGATCTTACGTATTGAAGAAATAGCTAGAGAAGTgggagaagaacaaaatgtAACTGCAGCACTTGTGGACGCCTTTCAAAACGCCGATTTTAGGACACGACAGATTGCAGAGAAGGCGTTGAGGCACATCGACAAAATCCCAAACTTCTCTGGTATATTCACCAACATTGGTTAG
- a CDS encoding Ribophorin I (Ribophorin I; FUNCTIONS IN: oligosaccharyl transferase activity, dolichyl-diphosphooligosaccharide-protein glycotransferase activity; INVOLVED IN: protein amino acid glycosylation; LOCATED IN: endoplasmic reticulum, membrane; EXPRESSED IN: 24 plant structures; EXPRESSED DURING: 13 growth stages; CONTAINS InterPro DOMAIN/s: Ribophorin I (InterPro:IPR007676); BEST Arabidopsis thaliana protein match is: Ribophorin I (TAIR:AT2G01720.1); Has 398 Blast hits to 398 proteins in 180 species: Archae - 2; Bacteria - 2; Metazoa - 149; Fungi - 127; Plants - 63; Viruses - 0; Other Eukaryotes - 55 (source: NCBI BLink).): MKQSSVVDLLLLLLAIALLATPAFSDLVLSKVERRIDVTSQIARVTKTLKVVNSGSESVSEFALTFPKFLGNNLAYLSVAPSEGKGKSKRTLVNLSVREADQKGLPDSISVYSVALPKPLSKGDTLTLEVVAAFTNVLQPFPEKITQGEIHLVMLQESAQYLSPYAVESQSLSIKLPNARIESYTKFENTKLQGSELKYGPYKNLQSYSYSPIVVHFESKAAFAVAEKLVREIEVSHWGNVQVTENYNVVHRGAQLKGEFSRLDFQARPNPRGASAFRHLLARLPPRAHSIYYRDDIGNISTSEMKSDSKKTELLIEPRFPLFGGWKTFFTIGYGLPLTDFLFASEGKRFLNISFGSPILDLVTEKLIVQVVLPEGSKDISVTTPFAVKQSQEIKYSHLDIAGRPVVVLEKNNVVPDHNQHIQVYYKFSNINLLSEPLMLISGFFILFITCIIYTRADISISKSSPSYLAKLQWDEVLATLQEVQSIVQKCLATHDKLEASLRDLSRTGDIQTCKAARKSTDSLLKDLSKELKPLLGFLQSFPSASHISPKVEELVVKEKELQEKLMAKHTTVVEGYEKKSSGRDIENRIASQQQKIIALRQEIEDLLEFIDEI; encoded by the exons ATGAAGCAATCAAGTGTCGTCGATCTGTTACTTCTTCTCCTGGCGATCGCTCTTCTTGCGACGCCGGCGTTCTCCGATCTGGTTTTATCCAAAGTCGAACGTCGT ATCGATGTGACTTCACAGATTGCTCGTGTTACTAAGACCCTTAAG GTTGTAAATTCTGGCTCTGAATCAGTTTCTGAGTTTGCTTTGACATTCCCAAAGTTTCTTGGTAACAACTTGGCTTATCTATCGGTTGCTCCTAGTGAGGGAAAGGGGAAATCTAAACGAACTTTAGTGAATCTCTCTGTGAGAGAAGCTGATCAGAAAGGTTTACCTGATTCAATTAGTGTTTACTCAGTTGCATTACCCAAACCACTGAGTAAAGGCGATACTTTGACGCTGGAGGTAGTTGCTGCATTCACCAATGTACTTCAGCCATTTCCTGAAAAGATAACTCAGGGTGAAATCCATCTTGTTATGCTCCAAGAAAGCGCACAATATCTCTCTCCTTACGCGGTTGAGTCTCAGTCATTGTCTATCAAACTACCGAATGCCAGAATCGAATCTTACACCAAATTCGAGAATACAAAGCTCCAGGGATCAGAGCTCAAATATGGTCCTTACAAGAATCTCCAGTCGTATTCATACTCTCCAATTGTTGTCCACTTTGAAAGCAAGGCTGCATTTGCTGTGGCTGAGAAGCTTGTGCGAGAGATAGAAGTGTCTCATTGGGGGAATGTGCAGGTCACGGAGAATTACAATGTTGTCCACCGTGGGGCTCAACTCAAGGGCGAGTTTTCAAG GTTAGATTTTCAAGCCAGACCTAATCCCCGTGGAGCATCTGCCTTTAGGCATTTACTTGCTAGATTACCCCCCAGAGCCCATTCCATATATTACAGGGATGATATTGGAAATATCTCCACGTCTGAGATGAAAAGTGATTCGAAAAAG ACAGAGCTACTAATTGAGCCTAGGTTTCCTTTGTTTGGTGGGTGGAAAACTTTTTTCACGATAGGTTATGGTTTGCCACTTACCGACTTCTTGTTTGCTTCGGAAGGAAAGCGATTCCTTAATATCTCCTTTGGCTCCCCTATACTTGACCTTGTCACTGAAAAACTTATTGTACAG GTGGTTTTACCTGAGGGGTCAAAGGATATATCAGTTACCACTCCATTCGCCGTCAAGCAGTCTCAAGAG ATCAAATATTCACATTTAGATATAGCTGGTAGACCAGTTGTTGTGCTCGAAAAGAACAACGTTGTCCCTGATCACAATCAGCATATCCAG GTCTACTATAAGTTCAGCAACATCAATCTGCTGAGTGAGCCATTGATGTTAATCTCtggatttttcattttgttcatCACTTGCATCATATACACACGGGCTGACATCTCAATCTCCAAGTCCTCTCCGAGTTATTTGGCGAAACTTCAATGGGATGAG GTCCTAGCAACACTCCAGGAAGTCCAAAGCATCGTCCAAAAATGCTTAGCCACACATGATAAGCTTGAAGCATCGCTGCGTGATCTCTCAAGAACTGGTGACATTCAAACCTGCAAAGCAGCTCGCAAATCCACTGACAGTTTACTGAAAGATCTTTCGAAAGAACTGAAACCGTTGCTGGGTTTCTTACAGTCTTTCCCATCAGCCTCTCACATATCTCCAAAG GTCGAGGAGCTAGttgtgaaagagaaagaacttCAAGAGAAGTTAATGGCCAAACATACCACTGTTGTTGAAGGGTACGAAAAGAAATCCTCAGGGCGTGATATCGAAAACCGGATCGCTTCTCAGCAGCAAAAGATCATAGCTTTGAGGCAAGAAATTGAAGATCTTCTAGAATTCATTGATGAGATCTAG
- a CDS encoding Ribophorin I — MKQSSVVDLLLLLLAIALLATPAFSDLVLSKVERRIDVTSQIARVTKTLKVVNSGSESVSEFALTFPKFLGNNLAYLSVAPSEGKGKSKRTLVNLSVREADQKGLPDSISVYSVALPKPLSKGDTLTLEVVAAFTNVLQPFPEKITQGEIHLVMLQESAQYLSPYAVESQSLSIKLPNARIESYTKFENTKLQGSELKYGPYKNLQSYSYSPIVVHFESKAAFAVAEKLVREIEVSHWGNVQVTENYNVVHRGAQLKGEFSRLDFQARPNPRGASAFRHLLARLPPRAHSIYYRDDIGNISTSEMKSDSKKTELLIEPRFPLFGGWKTFFTIGYGLPLTDFLFASEGKRFLNISFGSPILDLVTEKLIVQVVLPEGSKDISVTTPFAVKQSQEIKYSHLDIAGRPVVVLEKNNVVPDHNQHIQVYYKFSNINLLSEPLMLISGFFILFITCIIYTRADISISKSSPSYLAKLQWDEVLATLQEVQSIVQKCLATHDKLEASLRDLSRTGDIQTCKAARKSTDSLLKDLSKELKPLLGFLQSFPSASHISPKVLNFSLYLS, encoded by the exons ATGAAGCAATCAAGTGTCGTCGATCTGTTACTTCTTCTCCTGGCGATCGCTCTTCTTGCGACGCCGGCGTTCTCCGATCTGGTTTTATCCAAAGTCGAACGTCGT ATCGATGTGACTTCACAGATTGCTCGTGTTACTAAGACCCTTAAG GTTGTAAATTCTGGCTCTGAATCAGTTTCTGAGTTTGCTTTGACATTCCCAAAGTTTCTTGGTAACAACTTGGCTTATCTATCGGTTGCTCCTAGTGAGGGAAAGGGGAAATCTAAACGAACTTTAGTGAATCTCTCTGTGAGAGAAGCTGATCAGAAAGGTTTACCTGATTCAATTAGTGTTTACTCAGTTGCATTACCCAAACCACTGAGTAAAGGCGATACTTTGACGCTGGAGGTAGTTGCTGCATTCACCAATGTACTTCAGCCATTTCCTGAAAAGATAACTCAGGGTGAAATCCATCTTGTTATGCTCCAAGAAAGCGCACAATATCTCTCTCCTTACGCGGTTGAGTCTCAGTCATTGTCTATCAAACTACCGAATGCCAGAATCGAATCTTACACCAAATTCGAGAATACAAAGCTCCAGGGATCAGAGCTCAAATATGGTCCTTACAAGAATCTCCAGTCGTATTCATACTCTCCAATTGTTGTCCACTTTGAAAGCAAGGCTGCATTTGCTGTGGCTGAGAAGCTTGTGCGAGAGATAGAAGTGTCTCATTGGGGGAATGTGCAGGTCACGGAGAATTACAATGTTGTCCACCGTGGGGCTCAACTCAAGGGCGAGTTTTCAAG GTTAGATTTTCAAGCCAGACCTAATCCCCGTGGAGCATCTGCCTTTAGGCATTTACTTGCTAGATTACCCCCCAGAGCCCATTCCATATATTACAGGGATGATATTGGAAATATCTCCACGTCTGAGATGAAAAGTGATTCGAAAAAG ACAGAGCTACTAATTGAGCCTAGGTTTCCTTTGTTTGGTGGGTGGAAAACTTTTTTCACGATAGGTTATGGTTTGCCACTTACCGACTTCTTGTTTGCTTCGGAAGGAAAGCGATTCCTTAATATCTCCTTTGGCTCCCCTATACTTGACCTTGTCACTGAAAAACTTATTGTACAG GTGGTTTTACCTGAGGGGTCAAAGGATATATCAGTTACCACTCCATTCGCCGTCAAGCAGTCTCAAGAG ATCAAATATTCACATTTAGATATAGCTGGTAGACCAGTTGTTGTGCTCGAAAAGAACAACGTTGTCCCTGATCACAATCAGCATATCCAG GTCTACTATAAGTTCAGCAACATCAATCTGCTGAGTGAGCCATTGATGTTAATCTCtggatttttcattttgttcatCACTTGCATCATATACACACGGGCTGACATCTCAATCTCCAAGTCCTCTCCGAGTTATTTGGCGAAACTTCAATGGGATGAG GTCCTAGCAACACTCCAGGAAGTCCAAAGCATCGTCCAAAAATGCTTAGCCACACATGATAAGCTTGAAGCATCGCTGCGTGATCTCTCAAGAACTGGTGACATTCAAACCTGCAAAGCAGCTCGCAAATCCACTGACAGTTTACTGAAAGATCTTTCGAAAGAACTGAAACCGTTGCTGGGTTTCTTACAGTCTTTCCCATCAGCCTCTCACATATCTCCAAAGGTTCTAAATTTCTCCCTCTACCTCTCTTAG